Proteins encoded within one genomic window of Bacillus sp. F19:
- the glgA gene encoding glycogen synthase GlgA yields the protein MKVLFVVSECVPFVKSGGLADVAGALPKELKRLGTDIRVILPKYGQIPERFRSKMKKIKDIVVPVGWRRQYCGIEQLEFEGVTYYFIDHEYYFKRDSLYGHYDDGERFSFFSRAVLDSIKAVDFQPDVIHCHDWHTGMVPFLLKEEYASQSFYENMKAVFTIHNLQFQGIFPRDILHDLLGLDDRYFNADQLEFHGFVNFMKAALVASDMITTVSPTYKNEIQTPYFGERLDGLLRVKEASLVGILNGIDDAIYNPEDDPYIAFPFDENSVKNKAKNKKELQKMFGLPEKEDTPLLTMVTRLTQQKGLDLVDRVLHEMLQSDMQIIILGTGEKKFEDFFRHMEWLYPDKCKAYIGFDEPLAHRIYAGSDFFLMPSQFEPCGLGQLIALRYGSIPIVRETGGLNDTVTSYRDDSGEGNGFTFTNFNAHDMKNTVNRACSIYKNKTIWNSLVKTAMKEDYSWAQSAFKYNQLYADLMTRSGSHVL from the coding sequence GTGAAGGTATTATTTGTTGTATCGGAATGTGTCCCTTTTGTAAAATCAGGGGGTCTGGCGGATGTTGCAGGGGCGCTGCCCAAGGAATTAAAGCGTCTTGGAACAGATATTCGAGTGATTTTACCTAAATACGGTCAAATTCCGGAGCGGTTCCGGTCAAAAATGAAAAAAATCAAAGATATTGTTGTTCCTGTCGGATGGAGAAGACAATATTGCGGAATTGAACAGCTGGAATTTGAAGGAGTCACGTATTATTTTATCGATCATGAATATTATTTTAAGCGTGATTCTTTATATGGCCACTATGATGATGGGGAGCGTTTCTCTTTTTTCTCTAGAGCTGTTCTGGATTCGATTAAAGCAGTCGATTTCCAGCCTGATGTGATTCATTGTCATGATTGGCATACAGGCATGGTGCCATTCCTATTAAAAGAAGAGTACGCTTCTCAATCGTTTTATGAAAATATGAAAGCGGTTTTTACGATTCATAACCTGCAATTTCAGGGTATTTTCCCAAGAGATATTCTGCATGATTTACTTGGTCTTGATGACCGGTATTTTAATGCAGATCAGCTGGAATTCCATGGCTTTGTGAACTTTATGAAAGCAGCTCTTGTGGCTTCAGATATGATTACAACAGTAAGCCCTACCTACAAGAATGAGATTCAGACCCCATACTTCGGTGAGCGTCTTGATGGGCTGCTGCGGGTGAAGGAAGCATCCCTTGTAGGGATATTAAATGGAATTGATGATGCGATTTATAATCCGGAGGACGATCCATACATAGCGTTTCCGTTTGATGAAAACTCTGTCAAAAACAAAGCAAAGAATAAAAAAGAGCTTCAGAAGATGTTTGGCCTTCCGGAAAAAGAGGATACGCCTCTTCTTACAATGGTCACTCGTTTAACACAGCAAAAGGGCCTTGATCTGGTCGATCGCGTCCTGCATGAAATGCTTCAATCAGATATGCAGATCATTATCCTTGGAACCGGAGAGAAAAAGTTCGAGGATTTCTTCAGGCACATGGAGTGGCTGTATCCTGATAAGTGCAAAGCATATATCGGATTTGATGAGCCGCTTGCCCACCGCATCTATGCGGGCTCGGATTTCTTTTTAATGCCTTCGCAGTTTGAACCATGCGGTCTTGGCCAGCTGATTGCTCTTCGGTACGGATCGATTCCGATTGTAAGAGAAACAGGCGGCCTGAATGATACTGTAACATCCTACCGCGATGATTCAGGCGAGGGGAATGGCTTTACGTTCACCAACTTCAATGCTCACGATATGAAGAACACCGTTAATCGCGCATGCTCTATTTATAAAAATAAAACCATCTGGAACAGCCTTGTCAAAACAGCGATGAAAGAAGACTACAGTTGGGCGCAGTCAGCGTTTAAATACAACCAGCTATATGCTGATTTAATGACTAGGAGTGGGAGTCATGTTCTCTAA
- a CDS encoding glucose-1-phosphate adenylyltransferase: MNQRMLGIIDATTYTNAIEDLTVNRSMAAIPFAGRYRLIDFILSNMVNSDIESVAIFPKYQYRSLMDHLGSGKQWDLNRKRDGLFFFPSPHLNDQYSEFGSIRQLSDHIDYFLRSKQEYAVITNSYTVCNIDFKDVLAKHVKIGCDITEVRKDGESLHMYVMSTKLLLNLIHDNNQTGYKTIAQVIMENTHKMMICDYEFDGYVAIIDSIESYYRHSLEMIKPEVWQQLFIKNRPILTKVKDEPPARHGQNAVVKNSMIANGSVIEGYVENSIIFRAVHIGKGTVVKNGIIMQKSQVGENCVLENVVLDKDVKVGSGIELKGSADLPIVLRKGTVQGELMKS; this comes from the coding sequence ATGAATCAAAGGATGCTGGGAATTATTGATGCAACAACGTATACAAATGCCATCGAGGACTTAACGGTAAATCGGTCGATGGCTGCTATTCCGTTTGCGGGGCGTTACAGATTAATTGATTTTATTTTATCAAATATGGTGAATTCAGATATCGAAAGTGTAGCTATTTTTCCAAAGTACCAATATCGTTCCCTGATGGATCATTTAGGGTCAGGCAAGCAATGGGATCTTAATAGAAAGCGCGATGGGCTGTTCTTTTTCCCGTCTCCGCATTTAAATGATCAGTATAGTGAATTCGGATCCATTCGCCAGCTGTCAGATCACATTGACTATTTCTTGAGAAGCAAGCAGGAATATGCGGTGATCACAAACAGCTATACAGTCTGCAACATTGATTTCAAAGATGTTCTGGCGAAACATGTGAAAATAGGCTGCGATATTACGGAAGTCCGCAAAGACGGCGAATCTCTGCATATGTATGTGATGTCGACAAAATTATTACTGAATCTTATCCATGACAATAATCAAACGGGTTATAAAACCATTGCACAAGTAATCATGGAGAATACTCATAAAATGATGATCTGTGATTATGAGTTTGATGGATACGTTGCCATTATTGATTCAATTGAAAGCTATTACCGCCACAGCTTAGAAATGATTAAGCCGGAAGTGTGGCAGCAGTTATTTATTAAAAACCGTCCGATCTTAACAAAGGTGAAGGATGAGCCGCCTGCAAGACACGGACAGAATGCTGTTGTGAAAAATTCAATGATCGCAAACGGCAGCGTGATTGAAGGGTATGTAGAAAACAGTATTATTTTCAGAGCTGTTCATATCGGAAAAGGAACAGTTGTAAAAAATGGTATTATTATGCAAAAATCTCAAGTTGGAGAAAATTGCGTGCTTGAGAATGTAGTTCTTGATAAGGATGTAAAAGTAGGCAGCGGCATCGAATTAAAAGGATCTGCTGATCTGCCGATCGTACTTAGAAAAGGAACAGTACAAGGAGAGCTGATGAAATCGTGA